AAAACAAATTCCTCCAGAGTTTGAATTATTAGCGATTTCCGCAGTTGATCAACCTCGAAATTTAAATATTTATCAACAATTATTACAAGCACATCAAGAAAAATCTGCCTTGATTACTGCACCCACTTATCAAGGCAAAATAGGGCATCCATTATTATTTGCAAATGACATGCGATCGCACCTAGTAAATATTCGTGAAGAAACTTTAGGTTTACGCCAAATTATCAAAGACTTTTGTCCTGTAATTCACAAAGTAGAATTTCACCATCCAGAAGTGTTACTAGACATCAACACACCAGAAGTTTATCAACAACAACTGCGAAAGCAGTAGACTCTGCCATAGGGTTTCAGGGTAGGGGCGCGTTGATAAATATCCTCATTTGATAAAATACTTTGTGCCTTAGAGGTTGTTTGAAAAGTATCATTGCTAACATCAAAATCTTAAAAACCTAACCCCCCAAGCCCCCCTGACCCTAATCCCCATAAAATTCGGGTTTAGCCCGAATTTCATGGGGGCCCCGAGTTCCCTACGAGGGAATGGGGGTTTCAAAGCCTATCGACCTTTCGGGGAGAGGAATGGAAGCGGGGTTCTTAGTATACTTTTCGACTTTTCAAACATCCTCTTAGTGCCTTAGTGGTAAAAAATCTGGAACCACAAAGACACCAAGACACCAAGAGTTTTTATTCTTTTTAAATTCCGTAAGACCGAGGATAGGGTTTGAGGAGTTTTTTAGCTTGATAGACATGAATAACATTAATCACTACCCCACCTCGTCGAATTGGTACTGTACCAATCTCCATCAAGCTGTTAAAGTGACTTTGATAGCTAGCAAACAAATCATTTCTGGTAATAAACGCAGCAGTAGTAATATAAAGTGCGTCTTCTCCTAGCCATTGTTCAGGTTTTGACCAAAAAGCAAAGCCACGCATATCCTTGCCAATGTCAAAACAAGTAATTGGTGTATCAGTTAAAGGTTTTAGGGACATGGCAATGGGCCCGGCTAAGTAATAGCGATTCGTAAATATAAAGCTAGAGTTCTCTAGCGCCGCACTCAAAACCGGAGATTCAGCAAAGCCGCGCCGCAGTTGTTGAATATCAATTAGTTCGGTTGAGGGGTCGTCCTTGGGAGGTAAGAAACCACCCATGAGGGCATATTGACCAGGCTTTTGCATTATTCCTGTTGTCACTTGCAAAAGCAGAATGAGTAAAATGCTACTAACCGTAATTGCCGAACCTATGAGCCATCGCCGCACCCAACGCCGCGATCGCTTCTCCCAAATCACAGCCTGTTCCCCCAACAGCAAAGTTATACCCCAAAATCCTGGCATCGACCAAGCCGGCAAAATTTGCCGATATCCTCCGATGAAAGTAAAACCTAAAATTATCGGCAGGGATACCCATAAAATCAGTAGCTTAGTTGTGTCTGAATTTTCATCAGGAAGTAGCGATTTCCGAGAGAAAAATTGAATAATTCGACTGAATAGCGATCGCAAACTTAGCCACCAAAGCGGAAATCCTATGGTTGGAAACAGATAAGCTACCCCAGCTAAACAGACGACTACTACATTCAGCAAATTGTAGCCACTCTTGGGCACCGCTCGCTCTGATTGAAAACGAAAGGATATCCAATCATGCTGCATGTTCCACAACAAAATTGGCAAGATAGTAATAATAAATAAGCCTAACCCCAGCCATGCCCAAGGAGAACGCCAAACACAGCGATGACGTGGACTCGTTAAACAAAACCCAATTAACCCCAAACCTAAAACAAAACCGTGATATTTACTCAGACAAGCTAATCCAACTAAGATACCAAGCAATGCTAAGCGGTAACTGGGGGTGTATGAGTGATACTGAGTTTTATTTAAAGTTAGTGGGTGGGATGAGGGGGATGAGGGGGATGAGGGGGATGAGGGGGATGAGGGGGATGAGGGGGATGAGGGGGATGAGGGGGATGAGGGGGATGAGGGAGATGTTACTTCGTTATCTTTGCTGTTTCTAAATGCTATTTTTTTTGGAAAATTGGTGTCAGATGAGCGAGATTCATCCTGTAATAGGCTGTGCTTTTGATTACAAGGTTGCCGAAAAAATTCATTAATTGCACAATATAAACTTGCCGACCAAAAAAACATTAGTGGACTGTCGGGTAGACTGAGGACACCAAAGCCAATTTGAAAAATCGGACTGATGGTAGCGATCGCTAATGTCAAATTGGCAGCCTTGGCAGAGAATAATTTCTTGCTAGCCAAATACAATAGCAGCAAACTCCCTGTATGTAAAATCAGCGCTCCTAAGCGAATCGTAAATTGGGATACATCTCCTGTCACCCACGGCCCAAAACCAGTTGTCAGCGACACCAGCAGAGGATGATCGAAATAACTCCAATTAAGATGCAGACTGTAAAGATAGTAGTAAGCTTCATCAAAAGTGGGGTAACAAAAGAAAGCAATTAACGCTCGAAACAGCAATCCCCCAACCAGCAAAAAAAGCGCTGATTGATGAGTTTTTCGAGCCAACCATTTTTGAGTTATTTGCATTGACTCGAATTTCTCTCCTAAATATAAAAACTAATTTTAATTGCAAAGCCATGAATTATTTAACTGAACTCGAAAGATATCTAGATGAACAAGGGCGCGTCAAAGAATGGCCCTCTAAACGAAATAAGGGAAAGTTCCAAAAGCTAGTTTTGGAGTATCTAGCGACAAAGTTTGAGGTTGGTGTCATCTATACAGAAAAAGAAGTAAACGCACTTTTAACATCCTTGCAGTAAGTCCCCCGATGTAGTTTAACGTGAGTTCGACGAATTAAAAAAACGTGGAATCGCTCACGAAACATTAGGCTTTTTGGTCACTTACATTGTGTTTTGTGAGTAATACAGCAGATTGCAAGTTAATCGAGTACACCCCACCCCAACCCTCCCCTTACTAAGGGGAGGGTGCCCGATAGGGCGGGTAGTAAGTGTACTTCAATTACATGAAAAGTGCAGTTTACAGCACTTACTTTATAAAAACTTTATCAAATAATTTAGTATTTACAATCGCGTCCTGTCGCTTGATCATCTCAGTTTTGGCAACTTTCAGCGTTGTATTAAGTCAAGCAATTATTATATTTTTTATGTAAAGCTACTTAAATAAATATACTTAGTCAAAGAATCTGATTATACTTTAATTGCGAAAACTAATAAGTTCAGGACTTACGCAACTGGCACAGATATTTTTGGCGATGGTAGTCAAGAGTTAAGGGTCAAAAATCAAAAATCAAGCTTTTTTGGACTATTGACTTTTGACTCTTGACTACCCACACGAAAAAAATATGACAATGCGCGTAAGTCCTAAAGTTTAAAAAAGATTTCTCAACCATGCAACTCATCCATCTGTCTAATTCAATCAAAGGAGCGCTTTGCGCCGCCTCGGCAATGCTCGCATTAGGCGTTAGTGTACCTGCTTATGCGGGCACCATTTTCTTGTCTGGTGATACTAACATCGTGAATCCTTTGGTGGGATCATCAGGTCAGCCTGTAGATCCAGGGAATGTACAATTTTTTACTAATATCTTGCAAAATGGAACCAACGTAGTTGTGCAAAGCAATGATAATAGTGATCCTTTCGTAGCTAACGCTGAGTTTGAATTCAATAGTTTCTACAACAGTCTTGCTGGTGTAACATCTACTATTGTCAGCAGCCCAATTACTGAGAGTGTACTTTCTGATGCCGATTTATTTATAAGCTTTATGCCTGATGAATCCTTCGCTGCTGCCGAGATTGAGTCTCTGAGCGATTTCTTGAATGATGGTGGAACTATTTTTTTTCTTGGAGAAAATTTTGGTTTTGTAGATGAGAACGCACGTATTAATACAGCCCTTGCAGGCTTAGGCAGCAATTTGAGAATCATTGACGATTCGTTCGACGGTGGTTTTAATACTGCCACAGGCTCACAAATTGCATCAAATCCATTCACTGTTGGTGTCAACACTTTCACCTACGCGGCTCCATCTGAAGTATCCACCGTGTCCGGCGGTACAAGCCTCTTTTTTGGTACGACCGGACAAACTTTCCTTGCTGTCGAGAACACTACTCCAGTTCCGGAGCCGAGTAATGTTGGTAGCACAGTGATAGTAGCTGGCGTAGGCGGCTGGCTGATCAAGCGCAAGCTTAAAGCTTCTCAAAAGGTTAAAGCTTAAGCGCTGTATTAACGTGAATTCGACAGACCTCTCCCTCCCAACCTCCCTCTCCGCTTCGGAGAGGGAGGAGCAACCTAGGAATAAGGTTTTTAAGCTTTTCTCCTTGTAGGGAAAAGGTTTGGAGAGGGGTTTTTCAAATCCGTCGAACTCACGTTTAGTTATTCTCCCCCTCATCTCCCTCATCTCCCTCATCTCCCTCATCTCCCTCATCTCCCTCATCTCCCTCATCTCCCTCATCTCCCTCATCTCCCCTGCTCAACCAATATCAAAATTGCCGCGACCAGTCACTCGGCCAGCGTTCAACTACAACTTTAGTTTGCGTAAAAAACTCTACTGCGTGGTTGCTTTGTCCGTGCAAGTCGCCAAAAAAGCTTTCTTTCCAACCGCTAAATGGAAAAAATGCCATAGGTGCAGCAACGCCAATATTAATGCCAATATTACCTGCTTCGGCTTCGTAGCGAAATTTACGAGCTGCTGCACCGCTGCTAGTGAACAAACAAGCCATATTGCCATATTGACCGCTATTTACTAAAGCGATCGCATCATCAATACTATCCAAATGTATTAAACTCAACACTGGCCCAAAAATTTCTGTGCGGGCAATTTCTCCTGCTGGATCAACATTTTGCAAAATTGTAGGACGAATAAAATTACCATTTTCATAACTAAGAATATTCGCAGACCGCCCATCTACCAACAGGTTTGCACCTTCATCTGCTCCTTTTTGAATTAATCCCTCTATTCGAGTTTTACTTTCTGCGGTAATTACTGGCCCCATCTCTACACCTTGGTCTAAACCATTACCCACTACCCGCTTTTTGGCAGTTTCCGCGATCGCTTCTGTAAATGTATGACGTACTGCACCTACAGTAACGGCAATTGAGGCGGCTAAACAGCGCTGTCCTGCACAACCAAAAGCACTGTCAGCAGCGATGCGGGTAGTCATATCTATGTCTGCATCTGGCAAGACTATAATCGGGTTTTTCGCACCCCCTTGACATTGTACCCGTTTACCATTTGCTGCCCCCCGACTATATATATATTTAGCTACCGGGGTGGAGCCTACAAAACTAATGGCGCGAATTTGGGGATGATCTAAAATGGCATCTACAGCCGCTTTTGCACCGTTGACTAAGTTGACAACTCCTTTGGGTAAACCTGTTTTTTCTAGCAACTCAAAGATTTTTTGCATTGTCAGCGGCACCTTTTCCGAAGGCTTGACAATGTAAGTATTACCGCAAGCGATCGCATAGGGTAAGAACCAAAAGGGAATCATCCCCGGAAAATTGAAAGGACAAATCACCGCCGCTACTCCCAGAGGTTGGCGAATCATCATTTCATCAATTCCCCTGGCAATATCTTCTAAGTTAGTTCCCTGCATCATCATGGGAATACCACAGGCGACTTCCACGTTTTCAATGGCGCGACGCATTTCGCCTTTCGACTCAGCCAAGGTTTTACCACATTCGGTGGTAATCGTGCGCGCTAAATCTTCAAAATGCTCTTCTAGCAAGTTCTTGAGTTTAAATAAATACTGCGATCGCTCTGTAGGTGGAGTGCGTCGCCATGTCACAAAAGCTGCTGCGGCTGCATCTGCGGCTTGATTGACTTCAAATGCAGGTGATAAGGGAACTTGAGCCAATAATTCTGCTGAGGCTGGGTTAATCACTTCTAAATATTCTGTAGTCTGTGATGCACACCACTGACCATTAATATAGTTGGGTAAGATAGGAACTGTATTCATAAAGACGGTGTTGGATTTGCAGAATATAGATGCATCTATATTCATAGAGCATAAGGGATACAGCCATTAAAAAAGCACCCCTGATATCTTGCACCATTCTCAATTAACCGTAAGGTGGGCAATGCCTGCGACGTAAAAATTGGGGTTTCATGGCACTAAAAGCATTGCCCACCCTACAAAAATGTCAATAACCCAACTGGAATAGATGTAAGACCCCCTAAAGGGATGCCGTGAGCATGTGATGGGATGCCGTAGACTGATTATTGGCTCAACAGTGCAAATGCTCTTTCCAGAAGCATCTTAGCCTGATGCAAATTCAACAACCTTTCTTGGTCATACCTATCTGGGTAAGCCATTCTCCTACCTTCTAGTGTAATTTTGATGAGTGCTGCTTGCTCATCAGTAGGAGTTTCCATTACCTCTATCATTCTCGCTATTGCCTGGAAGTCAGCAAAATCAAGCGCTCTTAACCCTCGACCTTGCTTGAACTGTGAGATAGCAATAGCTGGGAATGCCATCAGAGAAGTGATGTAACTAGTCTTGTACGCTCTGTTGCCAGTTGGCTTGATGCCATAACGTTGACACAGACGACTAAGCTCTGGAATGGTTTTAACTTCCAGTTCTGACCTTGTGAACATAAAATAAAAGTGTCCATCTATAGGTGGATATCGGTAGGTCGCCACCCTGGAAAAGTTGCACCTACCGATTTAAACTCTAATCGATGGCTTCCTATCGATTCAATCGATATTCACGTTTCTACACAAATGCCAAATCCTAGAGGAACACCAGAAAATTTAGAGCCGGGAAAGAGAAAAGGTGAGGAACCGCTAACTGAAAAAATGAATATACGTATGACCAAGGCAATGAAAGAGGAGGTAAAGTCACATGATGACCCTCCTGAGTTCGTCAGGCAAGCAATTCAAAAAGCGCTAGATGAAGAGAAAAAACAGAAGTAATCAACATCAAATATTAAGTTATAGCAATAGCCAAGGTGGTTAGGACATCAACAGATGATAAAACCTAGGCACAAAAAGGCTTTTCACCCAGTCCCCAGTCCCCAGTCCCCAGTCCCCAGCTATATGTCCAGAGAAATTAATAGATAATAAACCATTTGGGAAGGGCAGCAAATACCAACAGGGGCCAGAATTGGTAGAGTAGGCATGACTGGACGTACTACTGGGCCACACCTCCATTGGGGGCTGAAATATGCCAATAACTATAGGACTCATATTTGATTTAAGAACAAAACTCAGTACACCTTTATTCCTTCTTCCCAGTCCCCAGTCCCCAGTCCCCAGTCCCTTACCTCTACGAGTGATTCAGAAATCAAATCGGATTGCTATATGTAGATCCTGCCCTAGTTCTTCGAGAAATGTTTTCCCAGCAGCAAATTGCTAGAAGCGGATCAACAGTTAATTCTCAACAGTCACAAGTTATTATTCAAGAGTCAAAATACACTGGTGATTCTGGCTATTAATTACAGGTAACTCCAGAAAAATAACTGTTTGAAGTTGATGATTGATGACTGATAACTGATGACTGTTGATTGAGCTAAAACACATTTAGTTTGCATAATTAAATTTCATTCAACTCTTGTAGGGTGGGCATGTTGACTGCCCACCATATACAACTAAAATGTAGAACAGCTGAGCAACCGTGAACAGTCAATAACGAACAATTAAATGGAATACATTTTATTTGTTAGTGCCTAAAACACTTATCACCCATCAGTCATCAGTCATCAGTTATCACCAATTTAATAAGACACAGGCACTATTTCATCTGCTAGATGCGTATCTTTCACCTGAATATGTTCTGTGACAATTTTGCGGAATAGATCACCATCAATTGTCTCTTCGTCTGCTAACAAATCCACCAAACGCTCTAAGGCGATGCGGTTTTCTTGCAACAGTTCTTTTGCCTTAATGTAGCAATTGTTGATGATTTCGCGCACTTGCGAATCTATCTTGGCGGCAATTTCCTCAGAGTATTCTGATTTATTCATCCAGTCGCGTCCCAAAAATACCTCTCCACTTTGATTTTCTAGAGATAGCGGCCCTAACTCAGACATACCGAATCTTGTCACCATCTGCCTTGCCATTCCTGTCACCTGTTGCAAGTCGTTACCTGCACCTGTGGTTACTTCTGGCTTGCCAAAAACAATTTCCTCGGCGGCGCGACCCCCCAATGTGGCGGTAATTCGCGCTTTGAGTTGGGAACGGGAAATTAATCCTTGTTCTTCGTTGGGAGTAAACCAAGTTAGCCCTAGGGCTTGTCCCCGTGGGATGAGTGTGACTTTCTGCACGGGGTCGTGGTCTTTGAGTAAAGTGCCTATTAAGGCGTGTCCAACTTCATGGTAGGCAATTAAGCGCTTGCTTTTGCTGTCTACTAAGGCGGTACCTTCCATCCCCGCTACTACCCTATCCACTGCATCATCAATTTCTAGGATGGTGACAGCTTCTTTGCGTCTTCTGGCGGTGAGAATAGCAGCTTCGTTGAGTAAGTTGGCTAAATCTGCACCGGTGAATCCAGGCGTGCGGCGAGCGATCGCATCTAATGATACGCTAGGGTCAATTTTCTTATTCCGCGCATGGACTTTTAAAATTTCCAATCGCCCTTTAAGATCGGGTGCATCCACAATCACTTGTCTATCAAAGCGTCCAGGACGCAACAGTGCTGCATCAAGTACATCCGGGCGGTTAGTAGCGGCAATAATAATGATGCCTGTGTTGCCTTCAAAACCGTCCATTTCGGTAAGCAGTTGGTTGAGGGTTTGCTCTCTTTCGTCGTTACCGCCACCGATACCAGCACCCCGTTGTCTTCCTACCGCGTCGATTTCATCAATAAATATCAGGCAAGGAGCATTATCTTTAGCTTTCTTAAACAAATCGCGGACGCGGGAGGCACCCACGCCCACGAACATTTCTACAAATTCCGAACCGGAAATACTAAAAAATGGTACACTGGCTTCCCCAGCGATCGCTTTTGCTAATAGAGTTTTACCAGTCCCTGGTGGGCCAATTAACAATACTCCTTTAGGAATACGTGCGCCTACAGCAGTAAATCTTTCTGGCTGT
Above is a window of Nostoc sp. UHCC 0702 DNA encoding:
- a CDS encoding nucleotidyltransferase family protein, whose protein sequence is MAHFTIVLAAGRSTRMGTCKSSLFWSGGKTLLTYQLEQWLDLDFIPLVVLGSHNSHRQKDCPLGSLVVINPHASHGKTSSLLAGLKQIPPEFELLAISAVDQPRNLNIYQQLLQAHQEKSALITAPTYQGKIGHPLLFANDMRSHLVNIREETLGLRQIIKDFCPVIHKVEFHHPEVLLDINTPEVYQQQLRKQ
- a CDS encoding PEP-CTERM sorting domain-containing protein (PEP-CTERM proteins occur, often in large numbers, in the proteomes of bacteria that also encode an exosortase, a predicted intramembrane cysteine proteinase. The presence of a PEP-CTERM domain at a protein's C-terminus predicts cleavage within the sorting domain, followed by covalent anchoring to some some component of the (usually Gram-negative) cell surface. Many PEP-CTERM proteins exhibit an unusual sequence composition that includes large numbers of potential glycosylation sites. Expression of one such protein has been shown restore the ability of a bacterium to form floc, a type of biofilm.), whose translation is MQLIHLSNSIKGALCAASAMLALGVSVPAYAGTIFLSGDTNIVNPLVGSSGQPVDPGNVQFFTNILQNGTNVVVQSNDNSDPFVANAEFEFNSFYNSLAGVTSTIVSSPITESVLSDADLFISFMPDESFAAAEIESLSDFLNDGGTIFFLGENFGFVDENARINTALAGLGSNLRIIDDSFDGGFNTATGSQIASNPFTVGVNTFTYAAPSEVSTVSGGTSLFFGTTGQTFLAVENTTPVPEPSNVGSTVIVAGVGGWLIKRKLKASQKVKA
- a CDS encoding CoA-acylating methylmalonate-semialdehyde dehydrogenase, which translates into the protein MNTVPILPNYINGQWCASQTTEYLEVINPASAELLAQVPLSPAFEVNQAADAAAAAFVTWRRTPPTERSQYLFKLKNLLEEHFEDLARTITTECGKTLAESKGEMRRAIENVEVACGIPMMMQGTNLEDIARGIDEMMIRQPLGVAAVICPFNFPGMIPFWFLPYAIACGNTYIVKPSEKVPLTMQKIFELLEKTGLPKGVVNLVNGAKAAVDAILDHPQIRAISFVGSTPVAKYIYSRGAANGKRVQCQGGAKNPIIVLPDADIDMTTRIAADSAFGCAGQRCLAASIAVTVGAVRHTFTEAIAETAKKRVVGNGLDQGVEMGPVITAESKTRIEGLIQKGADEGANLLVDGRSANILSYENGNFIRPTILQNVDPAGEIARTEIFGPVLSLIHLDSIDDAIALVNSGQYGNMACLFTSSGAAARKFRYEAEAGNIGINIGVAAPMAFFPFSGWKESFFGDLHGQSNHAVEFFTQTKVVVERWPSDWSRQF
- a CDS encoding glycosyltransferase family 39 protein, which encodes MFFWSASLYCAINEFFRQPCNQKHSLLQDESRSSDTNFPKKIAFRNSKDNEVTSPSSPSSPSSPSSPSSPSSPSSPSSPSSPSSHPLTLNKTQYHSYTPSYRLALLGILVGLACLSKYHGFVLGLGLIGFCLTSPRHRCVWRSPWAWLGLGLFIITILPILLWNMQHDWISFRFQSERAVPKSGYNLLNVVVVCLAGVAYLFPTIGFPLWWLSLRSLFSRIIQFFSRKSLLPDENSDTTKLLILWVSLPIILGFTFIGGYRQILPAWSMPGFWGITLLLGEQAVIWEKRSRRWVRRWLIGSAITVSSILLILLLQVTTGIMQKPGQYALMGGFLPPKDDPSTELIDIQQLRRGFAESPVLSAALENSSFIFTNRYYLAGPIAMSLKPLTDTPITCFDIGKDMRGFAFWSKPEQWLGEDALYITTAAFITRNDLFASYQSHFNSLMEIGTVPIRRGGVVINVIHVYQAKKLLKPYPRSYGI
- a CDS encoding DUF2087 domain-containing protein, producing the protein MNYLTELERYLDEQGRVKEWPSKRNKGKFQKLVLEYLATKFEVGVIYTEKEVNALLTSLQ
- the ftsH gene encoding ATP-dependent zinc metalloprotease FtsH yields the protein MAWTGVLAASLMVLPGVFGGTPALAQQKTERDSLTYGELLQKTERGEVKRVELDETEQIAKVYLKEQKRDTRPLQVRLLNQNTELINKLKAKNVDFGEVSSANSRAAVGLLINLMWILPLVALMLLFLRRSTNASNQAMNFGKSRARFQMEAKTGVKFDDVAGIEEAKEELQEVVTFLKQPERFTAVGARIPKGVLLIGPPGTGKTLLAKAIAGEASVPFFSISGSEFVEMFVGVGASRVRDLFKKAKDNAPCLIFIDEIDAVGRQRGAGIGGGNDEREQTLNQLLTEMDGFEGNTGIIIIAATNRPDVLDAALLRPGRFDRQVIVDAPDLKGRLEILKVHARNKKIDPSVSLDAIARRTPGFTGADLANLLNEAAILTARRRKEAVTILEIDDAVDRVVAGMEGTALVDSKSKRLIAYHEVGHALIGTLLKDHDPVQKVTLIPRGQALGLTWFTPNEEQGLISRSQLKARITATLGGRAAEEIVFGKPEVTTGAGNDLQQVTGMARQMVTRFGMSELGPLSLENQSGEVFLGRDWMNKSEYSEEIAAKIDSQVREIINNCYIKAKELLQENRIALERLVDLLADEETIDGDLFRKIVTEHIQVKDTHLADEIVPVSY